GCTTTTCCGTGTCTGCGACACTTGTGGATATGACGAATCTTGACATAAACTGAATGATCCAGATAGAGGAAAAGTTTCAGCTCACAAGGGTACAAATCAACCATTTCAGCTGAGGAGCCGTTTCAGCTTTTTGCTCTTTCCTGCCTGTCATGTGAGTTTTGCTACAACTACGGGGGATTACGGGCCAAGGGGGGTACGGGGTGGGATGGAGGTTTATAATTGGAATTAGGTGAGGAAGGATCCCACCCCCTGAGATTATTTGATTGTGCTGTGTCCATTAAATTTGTAAATGTTCATGAAATCTGTTAAAAAAATGTTTCAAATGGTCACGtattttgaaaaaaatattaatTTTTGGATAATTCatgagttttaaaaaatgttcatgaaattaaAAATGACAGCAAATTAAGGAAAATGCAAATATTGATTAATAGAAATGTTATGAGCAAATAAAAGTGCATCCATATACAATCTTTACAACCAAAACATAATGAAATGTTCATTAGCTTTTACATGCACTCAATCTTAAAAGTTATGGTCCGTGTAAATTTTGCCCACCCAAACAAGTTGTCCATGACTCCCCCCTCATCACTATGTCGCTGGCTCCTCCGCAGCCTCTGCCTCCGCTACCTCCGTCGGCAAGTGCTTCAACATCTTTTCAAGGACTGCTTGCACGACCTTTGCCACATCAGGATTCAACTTGTCCTTCTTGATGGTCAACATTTTGATTTCCTCCGAAGGGGCCGCGGGCTCAACCCTCCTCTCTTAGAGCTTGGTCTTCTTTTCTTCGAGCTTTATCTTTTGATTTTCGAGGTTGATCTTTTTCCCCATCACCACCATGAAGTTGTCAAACCTCTCCGTCTTCTTTTCCTCCTTATGCCATGGCGATTGACACAGGCCTCCTCCTTATGGTCCATGAAGCCCTTGAGCTTCTGCGTCATCTTGTCCATGTACCGCCCCTTCTCGGAAACCTCCCCCGGCATTGCATCTGGTCTGCGGGAATTTGGAACCTGGACGTGTTCGCGAATGTTTGTGCCACCATGTTGGATGGCAAAAGAAGATCCGAATGCACCGGCGGGAACGTTTGCGGGTGTGTTAAGGCACGAAATCCCTAGGTATGCAGTGCTCAAAGGGGACGGCTAGCTAAGATCACCTTAATCTGAGTTACACACTTACAAACTTACAGTGCTTAATGGTTACAAATAAGTAGATTACCCACATACACCATGCATACAAGCGCGTGGTTTATCACATTATTATTCAGCCACTTCTGCCTCCTACACGGCCGGGCAAATAGTAAACAACGCTGACACATTAAGGGATTCATACATATCCCAGTTACAGACTTCAAACTGAAACTTGAAAGCAAATAACTCGATCCACCGTGAACAACGAACTCATCATCACCAGCCGGAGCTGAACGATCGACCGacaccatgcatgcatatgtttgagTTAGAAGTCCAGGTCCGACCAtttgatgtccacctggccgaggCTGGTGTCAAGACGGAAGTTGTTCCAGATATGGGACGAGGCGCCGACCTCGTTGTCGCAGCCGGCGCACTCATCAACTACCTGGGCGTTTATGCCGATATTGGAAGTGTCGAAGATGCGGATCGTCCTGCCGCACCGTGCCCCGCCTGCGTACCACTCCGAGGACAGCGACACCACGAACTCATCGTCGCTATGGTACTGGCCGTCGCAAGACGCCGgcccgccgcccccctctccttcctgGAAGCCGTTCACCGTCATCACCGCCGGGACGTTCTGTCGAAGGTCGAACTTACCTTCCGCGGGGTGCCTGGAAAAGGCGCACGACACCTGCAGAAAAACTAGGATGCCGAAAATCACCGCGGCATTGGTAGTGCTCGCCATGATAAATGTGGAGGTGCTTGCGTTTATCAGCTATAGCTAGCTAGCCTGCCCTGTGCGCTTTTCTTGCTTTCTCAAGGCTGTTGGTTGCAGCTAGTTTATATACGCTCGATGCTGCATGCCGTCCTCGTGTGTCTCGTCTAACAATCCCGTCAAAGGCGTGCAGACAAAGCAGCGCCTCACTCCTGATGTCACCAATTATTTTCTTACGAAGGCTGTTACGTACAAATAGATCGATGAGTAAATCACAAAATCGAAGTGTAAGGGCTGTGAGCGGAAACCGCCACCTGCCACACTGACGTTAATTTTTATAaatcaattcaaattcaaact
The Triticum dicoccoides isolate Atlit2015 ecotype Zavitan chromosome 3A, WEW_v2.0, whole genome shotgun sequence genome window above contains:
- the LOC119271790 gene encoding putative ripening-related protein 7 translates to MASTTNAAVIFGILVFLQVSCAFSRHPAEGKFDLRQNVPAVMTVNGFQEGEGGGGPASCDGQYHSDDEFVVSLSSEWYAGGARCGRTIRIFDTSNIGINAQVVDECAGCDNEVGASSHIWNNFRLDTSLGQVDIKWSDLDF